One genomic region from Sparus aurata chromosome 15, fSpaAur1.1, whole genome shotgun sequence encodes:
- the eif3s6ip gene encoding eukaryotic translation initiation factor 3 subunit L codes for MSTTMPYQEEEETTTAYDPYTYPNDYDLHTGDPKADLAYERQYEQQTYHVIPEVIKNFLQYFHKTISDLIDQKVYELQSNRVSSESIEQKIYEIQDVYENSWNKLTDRFFKTSPWPEAEGIASLVGNDAVFLILYKELYYRHIYAKVSGGPTLDQRFESYYNYCNLFNYILNADGPAPLELPNQWLWDIIDEFIYQFQSFSQYRCKTAKKSEEEIEFLRNNPKIWNVHSVLNVLHSLVDKSNINRQLEVYTSGGDPESVAGEYGRHSLYKMLGYFSLVGLLRLHSLLGDYYQAIKVLENIELNKKSMYSRVPECQITTYYYVGFAYLMMRRYQDAIRVFANILLYIQRTRNMFQRSTYKYEMINKQNEQMHGLLAIALTMYPMRIDESIHTQLREKYGDKMLRMQKGDLQVFEELFSFACPKFLSPVVPNYDNVHPNYHKEPFQQQLKVFAEEVQQQAQLSTIRSFLKLYTTMPVAKLAGFLDMSEQEFRIQLLVFKHKMKNLVWTSGISALDGEFQSASEVDFYIDKDMIHIADTKVARRYGDFFIRQIHKFEELNRTLKKMPASTTTAASGTATSR; via the exons ATGAGTACTACCATGCCGTaccaggaagaagaagaaactaccACTGCT TACGATCCTTACACCTACCCAAACGACTACGACCTGCACACCG GTGACCCAAAAGCAGACCTCGCCTATGAGAGGCAGTATGAGCAGCAGACCTACCACGTCATCCCAGAGGTGATCAAGAACTTCCTGCAGTATTTCCACAAAACCATCTCTGACCTGATCGACCAGAAGGTTTATGAGCTGCAGTCCAACCGTGTGTCCAGCGAGAGCATCGAGCAGAAGATCTATGAGATCCAGGACGTCTATGAGAACAG CTGGAATAAGTTGACCGACCGCTTCTTTAAGACCTCTCCCTGGCCAGAAGCTGAGGGCATTGCATCACTTGTTGGTAACG ATGCTGTGTTCCTCATCCTCTATAAGGAACTGTACTACAGACACATCTACGCTAAAGTCAGC GGTGGACCAACTCTGGACCAGAGGTTTGAGTCGTACTACAACTACTGCAACCTCTTCAACTACATTCTCA ATGCTGATGGCCCCGCCCCTCTGGAGCTGCCAAACCAGTGGCTGTGGGACATCATTGATGAGTTCATCTACCAG ttCCAGTCCTTCAGTCAGTACCGCTGTAAGACGGCCaaaaagtctgaggaggagatcgAGTTCTTGAGGAATAACCCAAAGATCTGGAATGTCCACAGTGTCCTTAACGTTCTCCACTCCCTTGTGGACAAGAGCAACATTAACCGCCAGCTTGAGGTCTACACCAGCGGAG GAGACCCAGAGAGCGTGGCTGGGGAATATGGGCGCCACTCCCTGTACAAGATGTTGGGTTACTTCAGTTTGGTGGGACTCTTGAGGCTTCACTCACTGCTTGGTGATTATTACCAGGCCATCAAAGTCCTGGAGAACATTGAGCTCAACAAGAAG AGTATGTACTCTCGTGTCCCCGAGTGCCAGATCACTACCTATTACTATGTAGGTTTCGCCTACTTGATGATGAGACGTTACCAGGATGCCATTCGAGTCTTTGCCAATATCCTGCTCTACATCCAGAGGACAAGAAACATGTTCCAGAGGTCAACATACAAATATGAGATG atcaacaaacaaaatgagcagATGCATGGCCTGCTGGCCATCGCTCTCACCATGTACCCGATGCGCATCGACGAGAGTATCCACACCCAGCTGAGGGAGAAGTATGGAGACAAGATGCTGAGGATGCAGAAAGG AGACCTGCAGGTGTTTGAAGAGCTGTTCAGCTTCGCCTGTCCCAAGTTCCTGTCACCGGTGGTGCCAAACTACGACAACGTCCACCCCAACTACCACAAAGAGCctttccagcagcagctgaaggtCTTTGcagaggaggtgcagcagcaggcCCAGCTCTCCACCATACGCAG CTTCCTGAAACTGTACACCACCATGCCAGTAGCCAAGCTGGCAGGGTTCCTGGACATGAGTGAGCAGGAGTTCCGTATTCAGCTGCTCGTCTTCAAACACAAGATGAAGAACCTGGTGTGGACCAGTGGCATCTCTGCTTTGGATGGAGAGTTCCAGTCTGCTTCTGAGGTTGACTTTTACATCGACAAG GACATGATCCACATTGCCGACACTAAAGTTGCTCGTCGGTACGGAGACTTTTTCATCAGACAGATCCACAAGTTTGAGGAG TTGAACAGGACACTGAAGAAAATGCCAGCCAGCACCACCACTGCAGCATCTGGGACTGCCACAAGCCGATGA